Below is a window of Streptomyces sp. NBC_01429 DNA.
CCGTGGCCGTAGCGGTGGCCACCCGGCTGTTCCCCCTCCTCGACCGGGGGTGAGCCTGTCGGCAGCGGTGCGGAGGCCGGGCAGGCCGAGCCGTCCGGGGACAGGTGACAATGCCGGACATGGATGACGCGTTCACACTCCTCCGGCAGGCGGCCGACCTACTGTCCGATGACGCCACGGCGAAGAGCGGCCGGACGGTCGGGGACGTCCGCGAGGACATCGAACGCCAGGAGTGGGAGATGGTGCTCGCCGCCCTCATCGAGATCGGGGATGTCCGCCCCGTGGCTCCGGATTTCTGGGAGCGTCTGGCTGAGGCCGCGCGGCAGATGACGCTCGACCGGAGCCGCCATTGGTGCGAGTGGCGGGGCTGGGAGGACCAGCACGGTACGGTCCGGGCGACTTTGAGCCTGGTGGGTACGGAGGAGGGCGGACGTCGGACCGCCTTTGCCGGGGACGGTCGGCTCAGGCCGATGTGGGACATCGGCAACCGGACCCCCGGCGGAGAGCGAGATCTGAACATCGCCAGGCTATGGGTGGAGTTCGCGGAGGCGCTCGGCCCCGGAGAGACCGCCGACGTCCGGCTGGCTCCCCTGCGGCCCGAGCAGTGGAGGCATCTGAGGTGCGGTGACGTGATCACCATGCACGAGGCCCGACCTGCGGCCGGCACGGCCACGGTCATCGAGGTCCTCCCGCCTCGCACCTGAGCCCGCTTCGTGGAGTCCAGGTGCTCGGTCCTGGACCCGCTCGCGAGGCTCAGTCGTCCGACAGTCTGGTGTCGGGTACCCGCCAGGCGGCGATCACGAAGGCGGTGAGGCTGACGGCTGCGCCGGTGAGGAAGACGACCTGCATGGCGCTGACGTAGCCCTCCAGGAAGGGCTGGGCGGCGCGCGGATCGAGGGCGTGGAGGAAGGCCGAGTCCTGGAGGTTCACGTTGCCGTCGGCTCGGAGTACGCCGTCCAGCGCGCGGGCGTTGTCCGGTTCTTCGGTGAGGCGGCGGAAGGCGGGCTCGGCGAGCGCCGTGGTGAGGCGTTCGGTGATGCGTGTGCCCGCGAGGGAGAAGAGGATGGAGAGGAACGCGGCGGCGCCCACCGTGCCGCCGTTGGAGCGGAAGAAGTTCACCGCCGCGGTCGCCGCTCCCATGTCGCCTCGGGGCACTTCCGACTGGGCGAGCGTGGTGATGGTCTGCATCGCGGCGCCGAGGCCCGCGCCCATGAACAGCATGCCGATGGAGACGTACCACATGGGGCTGTCCGCGCGCAGTGTCGCGAACACCACCAGGGAGAGCGTCAACGAGGCGATGCCCAGGACCAGATGGGTCTTGAACTTCCCTGTTCTGGCCATCAGCCGCCCGACCAGCAGGGTCACCGACACGTTCGCCACCACGGTGGGCAGTGTGGCCAGACCTGCCTCCACCGGGCTCATGCCCTTTGCCAGCTGGAGGTAGAGCGGAAGGGTCGTCATGGTGCCGAACATGGCGATGCCGACGACGAAGTGCAGGACGGCGCCGAGCCGGAACGCCCGGATCCGGAACAGCCGTGGCGGCAGCAGGGCGGCATCCCCCATCCGGCGTTCCAGCAGGACGAAGAGGGCCAGGCCGGAGAGTCCGAGACCGTACGCGCCCAGGGCCGGGGCGGAGAGCCAGCCCCAGGCCCGGCCCTGCTCGGCGACGATGA
It encodes the following:
- a CDS encoding MDR family MFS transporter is translated as MSGENDITSDTAKSGTTSAPGGPPAGPARLEHRQIVTVLSGLMLGMFLAALDQTVVSSALRTIADDLHGLTAQAWVTTAYLVTGTIATPLYGKLSDIYGRRPVYLCAIVLFAVGSLLCGFATSIYELAGFRAVQGLGGGGLMSLAMTIIADLTSPRERGRYQGYITAVFAGASIAGPLVGGVFAGQATLLGLDGWRWIFLLNVPLAALAVVVILRVLHVPHQPVRHRLDYGGALALAIGIVPLLIVAEQGRAWGWLSAPALGAYGLGLSGLALFVLLERRMGDAALLPPRLFRIRAFRLGAVLHFVVGIAMFGTMTTLPLYLQLAKGMSPVEAGLATLPTVVANVSVTLLVGRLMARTGKFKTHLVLGIASLTLSLVVFATLRADSPMWYVSIGMLFMGAGLGAAMQTITTLAQSEVPRGDMGAATAAVNFFRSNGGTVGAAAFLSILFSLAGTRITERLTTALAEPAFRRLTEEPDNARALDGVLRADGNVNLQDSAFLHALDPRAAQPFLEGYVSAMQVVFLTGAAVSLTAFVIAAWRVPDTRLSDD